In Topomyia yanbarensis strain Yona2022 chromosome 2, ASM3024719v1, whole genome shotgun sequence, one DNA window encodes the following:
- the LOC131681065 gene encoding uncharacterized protein LOC131681065 produces MRTIDDSLHFEIQDDGIRFLKSSITITVTIEELCDSIQRFWEVESVPQQFQSSTEEDECEKHFIATHRRDKTGRYVVQLPLKDSLEQFEESRSLALRRFFGLEKRFAQQPELKRQYVDFMQEYESLGHCKEVYEKNDVPVMRKWYLPHLAVLRLFDASAKKSGLSLNEMMKIGPISQSDLVAIVLRLREHRFVLTADIAKMYRQIVVADCYTPLQRIFWRKNSSDPLRVLELSTVTYGTASALFLATRALLQLAIDKNHKYPLAASIVENSCYVDNALFGYDSLPQAFEAQRQLISMMEAGGFHLHKWSSNIPALLESLPREDHKELVSLSEYGANEVIKTLGLMWNPDSDELMFVSKPTTNVRQPTKRQILQLVSQMFDPLGLVAPVVVIGKMLMQLVWKEKLDWDEPIVGDLVKGWTGFLHALEGVNQLRIPRRVVSSSAVAFEMHGFADASDVAYGACVYIRSISEDGSASMKIITGKSKVAPIAPLSIPRKELLAALLQHLVW; encoded by the coding sequence ATGAGGACAATAGATGATTCactccattttgaaatccaagatgatgGCATCCGGTTTCTAAAATCATCCATTACGATTACGGTTACGATTGAGGAACTTTGCGACTCGATTCAGCGATTTTGGGAAGTAGAGAGCGTTCCGCAGCAATTCCAGTCAAGCACCGAAGAGGATGAATGCGAAAAGCACTTCATAGCAACACACCGAAGAGATAAAACAGGAAGATATGTGGTGCAATTGCCACTAAAAGATTCACTGGAGCAGTTCGAAGAATCCAGATCATTGGCGCTCCGACGAttcttcgggttagagaaacgTTTTGCCCAACAACCGGAGTTAAAACGGCAATACGTAGACTTCATGCAGGAGTACGAATCCTTGGGTCACTGTAAGGAAGTATATGAGAAGAATGACGTACCAGTGATGAGAAAGTGGTACTTACCTCATCTCGCAGTTTTACGGCTTTTTGATGCGTCTGCTAAGAAGTCTGGTTTATCATTAAATGAGATGATGAAGATTGGTCCAATCAGTCAAAGCGATTTGGTTGCTATAGTGCTCAGATTACGGGAACATCGATTTGTTTTGACGGCTGACATTGCAAAAATGTACAGGCAGATTGTGGTTGCTGATTGTTACACCCCTCTACAAAGaatattttggagaaaaaattctTCTGATCCACTTCGTGTGTTAGAACTATCCACGGTTACCTATGGGACGGCTTCAGCACTTTTTCTGGCAACAAGGGCACTTCTTCAATTGGCAATTGATAAGAACCACAAATATCCTCTAGCAGCTTCCATTGTCGAGAACAGCTGTTATGTGGACAACGCACTCTTCGGATACGATAGCCTTCCGCAGGCGTTTGAAGCTCAAAGGCAGCTAATCAGCATGATGGAGGCCGGTGGCTTTCATCTTCATAAATGGTCGTCAAATATTCCAGCGCTGCTAGAATCGTTACCGAGAGAAGATCATAAAGAGTTAGTAAGTTTAAGCGAATATGGAGCAAATGAAGTAATAAAAACCTTGGGTCTTATGTGGAATCCAGATTCAGATGAATTAATGTTTGTATCGAAGCCCACCACGAACGTAAGGCAGCCTACAAAGCGTCAGATTTTGCAGCTAGTCTCCCAGATGTTCGACCCTTTGGGACTAGTGGCTCCGGTCGTCGTtattgggaaaatgttaatgCAATTGGTCTGGAAGGAGAAACTCGATTGGGACGAGCCAATTGTTGGTGATTTAGTCAAGGGTTGGACAGGTTTCTTACATGCACTGGAAGGGGTCAATCAACTTCGGATACCAAGAAGAGTGGTAAGCAGCAGTGCTGTGGCATTCGAAATGCATGGGTTTGCGGATGCCTCCGATGTGGCCTACGGAGCTTGTGTATATATACGGTCGATATCCGAAGATGGATCTGCAAGCATGAAAATTATTACTGGAAAATCGAAAGTGGCTCCCATCGCACCGCTAAGTATACCAAGAAAGGAGTTGTTGGCAGCTCTTCTGCAACATCTGGTCTGGTAG
- the LOC131685658 gene encoding uncharacterized protein LOC131685658 — protein sequence MRRIQMPRRCIVNGCGAVYGKVKTGFHRFPMGNIAREEFRRTQWLVALSMNPQNVDNCYVCGQHFHGGKPAAPNAMQHPDWIPTLNIMRNDDNDQSNYFTLCNNLPDMNNNGDCEPAENQMCDPSEETVQILTTPEDCEEEWLDNPTENITDVPNINFTDESISTCTSEHPSVQRNDNATDTTISLHEKIRQYEEVMRQQADEINQLKRIISKQQTILQCFSYDLDSFKNNDSKVKHLTGFTSFETLELVFQFVEPGILVFSDVLSKAQVFIMVLMYLRLGLCFQTLAYLFRVCPSTIAKYFYSGIYSLFKQLKGLVRWPTGEIINSNTPPKFHKLYNAPIAVILDCFEVFTEKPGVKDSIVKMYSSYKHHYTVKEMIGITSFGSISFISKPYSGRSSDKYITENCGFLDKLMENDIVLADRGFTIREAVEQRGAVLKVPDSASKKQQMSSTAVERTRALAAVRIEIERTIGALRQKTGILSTRLPITLLNHEHNGENVLNMIVTVACAIFNLCPSIVSQN from the exons ATGAGGCGGATACAAATGCCAAGACGTTGCATTGTGAATGGATGTGGTGCAGTGTATGGAAAGGTTAAAACGGGATTTCATCGTTTTCCTATGGGTAACATTGCGCGTGAGGAATTTCGGCGAACGCAGTGGCTCGTAGCTCTAAGCATGAATCCTCAAAATGTGGATAATTGCTACGTGTGTGGACAGCATTTTCATGGAG GAAAACCTGCTGCACCAAATGCTATGCAACATCCAGATTGGATCCCCACACTGAACATTATGCGAAATGACGACAATGATCAATCTA ACTATTTCACATTATGCAATAATTTACCTGACATGAATAACAATGGAGATTGTGAACCTGCTGAGAATCAGATGTGCGACCCTTCAGAAGAAACAGTCCAAATTCTGACGACCCCTGAAGACTGCGAAGAGGAATGGTTGGATAACCCCACCGAAAACATTACTGACGTACCCAACATAAATTTTACAGATGAGAGTATTTCAACTTGCACTTCAGAACACCCTTCTGTTCAGCGGAATGATAATGCAACGGATACAACAATATCACTTCACGAAAAAATACGTCAGTACGAGGAGGTAATGAGACAGCAGGCTGACGAAATAAATCAATTGAAGAGAATAATTTCTAAACAACAAACAATTCTCCAGTGCTTCAGTTATGATCTAGATTCTTTCAaaaataacgacagcaaagttAAACATCTCACCGGCTTTACGAGTTTTGAGACTTTGGAATTGGTATTTCAATTTGTTGAACCGGGAATTTTGGTATTTTCCGATGTGTTAAGCAAAGCACAGGTGTTCATAATGGTGTTGATGTACCTACGGCTAGGGCTATGCTTCCAAACTCTAGCATATTTATTTAGAGTGTGTCCATCAACTATTGCTAAATACTTCTATTCAGGCATTTACTCATTGTTTAAACAACTAAAAGGATTAGTTAGATGGCCAACTGGAGAAATTATCAATTCCAACACTCCTCCAAAGTTTCACAAATTGTACAATGCTCCAATCGCTGTGATTCTGGATTGTTTTGAGGTGTTTACTGAGAAACCAGGTGTTAAAGATTCAATAGTTAAAATGTATAGCTCATACAAGCATCACTACACAGTCAAAGAAATGATTGGTATTACATCTTTTGGATCTATATCATTCATATCCAAACCATATTCAGGAAGATCTTCAGATAAATATATAACAGAAAATTGTGGTTTTCTTGACAAACTCATGGAGAATGACATAGTATTAGCTGATCGTGGATTTACTATAAGAGAGGCAGTAGAGCAGAGAGGAGCTGTTCTCAAGGTACCAGATTCTGCTAGCAAAAAGCAGCAAATGAGCTCAACTGCAGTTGAAAGGACAAGAGCTTTAGCCGCTGTTCGAATCGAAATTGAGCGTACAATTGGAGCTCTAAGACAGAAAACTGGAATACTAAGCACTCGGCTCCCAATAACACTTCTAAATCACGAACACAATGGAGAAAATGTATTGAACATGATTGTAACGGTTGCTTGTGCGATTTTTAATCTTTGCCCTTCAATTGTTTCGCAAAACTAG
- the LOC131681066 gene encoding uncharacterized protein LOC131681066, which yields MQNLCPLLAHEGLLRVGGRLRHSKLPFDVKHQWILPANNPVVRSLIKALHQENLHVGPSGLMAILRQQFWIPKCRNTIRLITRSCVRCFKVNPKALNQFMGYLPGCRLEKAPAFLKVGVDLAGPIMIRQGVRKAKGCVFICMVTKGIHLEAVENLSTVAFLATLQRFVSRRGVPEEIYSDNGTNFVGAKNELRELYEMFKKQMTEQKIFEFCQPKQTIPPYAPQFGGL from the coding sequence ATGCAAAATTTGTGTCCTTTATTGGCCCATGAAGGTTTACTGCGAGTTGGTGGCCGACTGCGACATTCCAAGTTACCATTCGACGTGAAGCACCAGTGGATTTTGCCAGCTAATAATCCGGTGGTTCGAAGTCTAATCAAGGCATTACATCAGGAGAACCTGCATGTAGGTCCGTCAGGACTGATGGCGATTCTTCGACAACAGTTTTGGATCCCTAAGTGTCGCAACACCATACGACTGATTACAAGAAGCTGTGTTCGTTGTTTCAAGGTAAATCCAAAAGCATTGAACCAATTTATGGGATATCTACCTGGATGTCGCTTGGAAAAAGCTCCTGCCTTTTTGAAGGTTGGTGTGGATTTGGCCGGGCCCATTATGATCAGGCAGGGCGTCCGTAAAGCAAAGGGCTGCGTTTTCATTTGCATGGTCACCAAGGGAATACATTtggaggcggtggaaaatcTCTCGACAGTTGCCTTTCTGGCAACTTTGCAACGTTTTGTGTCTAGACGTGGAGTCCCTGAGGAAATTTATTCCGACAACGGAACAAATTTTGTGGGAGCAAAGAATGAACTAAGGGAACTGTATGAAATGTTCAAGAAGCAAATGACAGAGCAGAAAATTTTTGAGTTTTGTCAGCCAAAACAGACCATTCCACCATATGCTCCGCAATTCGGCGGATTGTAG